One window from the genome of Diceros bicornis minor isolate mBicDic1 chromosome 1, mDicBic1.mat.cur, whole genome shotgun sequence encodes:
- the RNF187 gene encoding E3 ubiquitin-protein ligase RNF187 produces the protein MTQAELPRLRIPAPGAAWGPRTRGGHRGCAGRSTQGGRTQESQVGRGHASKARGTSTRGGARRTAARREAHAQKAHAASSVLPPPPRVIYGGSAKPCKISGWEDVGWPAGGRAKRTAPRTLVRVHRCQDPAWGARVPVAILVPSLLPSALSTPVRAAPSPALRRPRRALPEGPAAAAALALPAGPAEAACALCQHAPREPVRADCGHRFCRACVVRFWAEEDGPFPCPECADDCWQRAVEPGRPPLSRRLLALEEAAAAPARDGPASEAALQLLCRADGGPLCAACRMAAGPEPPEWEPRWRKALRGKENKGSVEIMRKDLNDARDLHGQAESAAAVWKGHVMDRRKKALTDYKKLRAFFAEEEERFLQEVEKEEGSPEAEDADPVERFRSLLQAVSDLERRHHDLGLSMLLQ, from the exons ATGACGCAAGCAGAGCTTCCCCGCCTCCGGATCCCCGCGCCAGGGGCAGCCTGGGGGCCGCGGACTCGAGGCGGGCACCGAGGCTGCGCCGGGCGGTCCACGCAGGGTGGGCGCACGCAGGAGAGCCAGGTAGGGCGAGGGCACGCGAGCAAGGCGCGGGGCACGTCCACGCGCGGCGGCGCGCGCAGAACGGCTGCCCGCCGGGAGGCGCACGCGCAGAAGGCCCACGCAGCCTCTTcagtcctgcccccacccccgc GAGTCATTTATGGGGGAAGTGCCAAGCCCTGTAAGATTTCAGGGTGGGAGGACGTGGGCTGGCCGGCGGGCGGGAGAGCGAAGCGCACCGCTCCCAGGACCTTGGTTCGAGTACACCGCTGCCAGGACCCTGCGTGGGGCGCCCGCGTCCCCGTCGCCATCCTTGTTCCGTCCCTGCTCCCGTCCGCGCTCTCCACCCCGGTCCGCGCGGCCCCGTCCCCGGCTCTCCGCCGCCCGCGCCGCGCCCTCCCCGagggccccgccgccgccgccgccctggCGCTCCCCGCGGGCCCCGCCGAGGCCGCCTGCGCCCTGTGCCAGCACGCGCCCCGGGAGCCGGTGCGCGCCGACTGCGGCCACCGCTTCTGCCGGGCGTGCGTGGTGCGCTTCTGGGCCGAGGAGGACGGGCCCTTCCCGTGCCCCGAGTGCGCCGACGACTGCTGGCAGCGCGCCGTGGAGCCCGGCCGCCCGCCGCTCAGCCGCCGCCTGCTGGCGCTCGAGGAGGCGGCCGCCGCGCCCGCGCGCGACGGCCCGGCCTCCGAGGCGGCGCTGCAGCTGCTGTGCCGCGCCGACGGGGGCCCGCTATGCGCCGCCTGCCGCATGGCCGCGGGGCCCGAGCCGCCCGAGTGGGAGCCGCGCTGGAGGAAGGCGCTGCGCGGCAAG GAGAATAAAGGGTCTGTGGAGATCATGAGGAAAGATCTGAATGATGCGAGGGACCTGCATGGTCAGGCCGAGTCTGCTGCTGCCGTGTGGAAG GGTCACGTGATGGATCGCAGGAAGAAGGCTCTGACGGACTACAAGAAGCTGCGGgccttctttgctgaggaggaagagCGCTTCTTACAGGAGGTGGAGAAAGAGGAGGGGTCCCCCGAGGCTGAGGACGCGGACCCAGTGGAGAGGTTCAGGTCCCTGCTGCAGGCCGTCTCGGACCTGGAGAGGAGGCACCACGACCTGGGCCTCAGCATGCTGCTCCAG TGA